In the Clostridium cellulovorans 743B genome, AACATAATCCAAATAATAAAAACTATAGCAGTTATGACTACACAAAAAATACTGTATAATCTTTTTTACAATTGTCACTTACCTCACCACCATGATTTTAACATAGGTATAGCTGACAGTTTTTATCACGGATATGACTAATCCTCAAAAAAGTTCAGACCAATTCCCCTCTGCATTGTAAATTAACACAAGCACAACTTTTAAATATTTATGCCAGATTAACAATCCCACTAATAAAATACCAAAAGACCTTCCGAACCTCCATGAATAGAAGTTCTAAATGTCTTTAGTGGAAATCAGCGCCTTTCTAATGTCGGTTAGTTACCAAAATCACAGTTGAATAAACAATTGCTTCGTATATAAATAACATTTTTTGTATTTATATTTTGTTTTTCTTTACCCATCTCCCAATAATGAATTGACTTCTCTTAGGACTTGAAAAAATGAACGCAAAAGCGGCGATTATTACCATATCAGCAATACCAAAAAAGATAGTAATTACATCAATTTTATGAATAATTGAACCATTTATACCTAATATATATATCAACACTGCAAATAAACCTAACATTAAGTGTAAAAAAATCAAACTATAATAAAAATATAATAGAACTTTAGGAATTTGCATTTTAAAACGAGTATATAATAAATGTTCCTTAAATGACTGTCCTTTTTTCCTTTTTATTCGTTCCCTCCTTCTCATTTGATGCTCAATAATAATAGAAAATATTAACCAAAAACTAAAAACTATTAAAAAGAATCCTCCAGCTATAATTATCATTGTCCCTATAATATCCATTAACGCACCTTGTATAATGAACTTACTATGAGTTCATTATACTTTTCCTTTCCTAAATATAATTTACTATAATAACATAAGACGCTGTGGATTAGTTTTCTCACCTATAGCTATAATAAAGGGCTTATCTTTAAGTAATGCTTTTACAGCCATGATATTTTGCTTTGCCAATTCGCTTTCACTAGTTTTTACAGAACCAATTTGCAAATCTAAAAAGAAATGATTGAATACATCAAACATAGTACTTACCAAAGCCCTAATCTCACCTTTGTTATTTTTATTGCCACATTCACCAAAGTTAGCTTTGTTTTCATCTGAGTTTGGAACTTCTGCTCTACTTCCATCTATAGCAAACACCATATAATCGTTCCACAGTATTGGTTCTTCAGAAAAATAAAAGGATTGAAGATATTCTTTATTTAGAAATGAAAAGACTTCTTAGTTTAATTTTTTTCTTTGTTGTAAAAACCCTTGTTTTGATATATTCATAGAAGTGGCTCCTTTTTCTATAAAATATTTATGAAGTTCCATTTCCGTAGTTAATCCTTTTTTAGAAAGAGTACATAAAATAATCTCTTCTAGCGGCATCTTTCTTTTCCTTGTGAAGGATTTTTCATCATTTAAGTGAGCATATTCTCTTACTGTATTAGAATTTATAATATTAACTATCTTTTTAAATCTCTCTCTATAAAGATCATTCATAAAAACGCCTCTTCATTTATATTAACCCAATATATAACGTAAAAATCTGATAAGCAGTAAATGCTTATCAGGTTGCCTTAAGTTTATGATGTTGGGTAAAACCTGTGGTATTCGTTAAACAAAAACTCCACTAAAATATACATTTAGTGGAGTACTTGTATTTGGATTTTTTGTTTTTCTCATAATACTTCTGAAACACGAAATCTTGAAGTTTCTATTATATTTTCTGAGCAGAGTAACTCATAAATACATTCCTTTCATGTTCCCTGTTCCAATAATAGTAATGTTTTAAAAGATACATTATTCCAACATCTTGTAAAACTATGTATTGGGCAAAATTATAAGTTGGATAAAAGTTTCCCAGTTCTTCTGGTTGTATAAAAAATCTAATTGTCTTAAACTTTTTACTAGTTCACTTTCATTTAACTTATCATTTGAAAATAAAAATATGCTATCATACTAGGAATCATGTGAACATAAAAATGAACCTAGCAGTGACCATTGTTAGTGGTTTACTAGGTTATAATAATATGATTATATTACATTTAAGTATTTATCTCTATTTCATCCCATGCTTCATCTCCAACTATCCACTCAAATGCGTGATGTCTCCACTTAGCAATGCAATTAATACGTTTCTTCTCTTCAATATTTAAATTGCTAACAGATTTATTATTTACCATAAAGTCATTTTGTTCTATATCAAACTGCTGTATATCTTCTAAAACTTTTTCATATTGATGCCCAAACACTGATTTAATAACGTCTTTAACAGACTTAGTTTAAATATTGAATTATTACACTCTACTGCTCTCCAATGCCATAACATCGAAATTTCATTCTGTAGTTGTATGTCTTCATTGGCTTGTAAACTACGAGTATCGAGTAATCTCTCCAATGTATGATTCATGCCTATTTGCAACACTGGATGAAAGTCATCTAAAACAAATTGATTATAACTTGATAACTTCTTTACCAATCCAATCGTCCACAAACATGGTTCTATTGTTTCGTATTGAACTTGGATAGATAATATTTCATTTTTATTTCCGCTACCTACCTCTTGTTCAAACAACAATTTTTCATTTTTTGTCATAAAATCAGTATACCTGTTGTTTTGTTGCCATTTGTATATAGCTATTCTTTGTTCCTCTCTTTGTTTCTTTGAATATGCTCTTCCACCAATCGTCGACTTCTCTAAAGCACATCTATCTGATACGCATAAAAGTATTACTGACCTTGCTATAATTTCTTTAGCCTTCTTCACTATTATCTTTTTCCCTTATGCTTATTTAAATAATCCGAATCCCCCCTGACCATTAGGTCCTGGATAAAGTATTTCTTGCAATGTCGGACTTTGATGTTGATTTTTTGGGACTAACCTAATTTTCCCCGAAGCATCAGCTGGATGATGCCATGCCCAATCCTTTGACGGATTTTTTAATGGACCTTTACCACTTTTCATATAATCCATAACGTTATATCCAAAAAAGTTATCTATTTCACTTTTAAACTGATTATGAGTATATTGTTCTTACATTGTTTTCAGCCTTGAAATACATTTTGCCGTTGTCTTGTCCTGTAGCCAGGCCATATGCTGATCCTGAGTAATTAATTTGTGTAGTACAATTTGCTAATGGATTATTTGCAGCATTATCATAACCATAAACTAGATAATCATCACTTCAATATTATTTATCATAAACAATATGTTTTAATATAAGGTAATTTATTTTCTTATTTCTATAAAAATGATGTTTCTCAATACAGAAATAGTAATTATATGTAAATAATTATAGTAACCTCATCTTCAAAAAAATTACTATATTTTTATATACAAGAAAGACACCTTATACCAGTAATTGCTTACCTGTATAAGATATCTTTATATAAATAACTACAATTTGAAACATATTGTAAATATAGATTACCAAAATAAAAGCCCAGAATCCTGGACTTTTAAATCAACTTAATCTTAAATATATCGGTCAAATTATTCTTTTCAATTCTTCTCTTAATCTCTTCATTATCAAGGGAATATAATCCTAAAGACTTCATCCTATTGAAATACTCAGCACCTGAGAAAGTATATCTATTTTTTCTTCCATCAATAGTAGACTCCCTATAGTTTTCATAAGAAATAATATCTCCAATGGCTGTACTAATAGGAAGAGTTAACAGTGGCATACCAATGCCATATCTAACAGCATTGTAACCTGCTAAAGATCCTGTTGCCATAGCTTCAATGTGCCCCACAAATAGTCCACTCTTTTCTCCAGCAACAAATAAATTATCAAGTCCTCTTACTCTCATATCATTTGTTCTAGGCGATACCGCTAAGTATCTTATAGAATTTCCTATTCCGCCTGCATATGGATCTGCATATTTAGCAAATTCAAGTCCTGGAATTTTTCTTAGTTTTTCTAGTGGATAATACGTGGACATCAGCTTGGCGTTAGCAAGGTGAACAAAACTGCAACTTTTATAGAAGTGTTCGAAACCATTGAAACAGGCTCGTCTGCAGTATATGAGGATTTGCCTGAAAATACTTTTGCGGAGAAAATATTTAAGCTTAGGATGCTTCATGGGCTAACTCAGCGTCAGTTTGCTGCTAGGTGTGGGATTGGATATTCAAGTGTTTGTAAGTATGAGCTTGGATATACTCCAAGCTCATATAATCTAGAAAAGATAATAGATGCTTTAAATTTAGATATAAACTATTTTGATTAACAGAAAGTTTACTCTTTCTGTTACATTTATTTTTTATTTAGTCATTAATAATAAAAACCAGAACTCTCCTACATTATTCCACTTAATATCATATTCATTATTTAATAATATATCTACTTGTTTTCCTCCAATTGGAGTATTCAAATGGATTCTGCCTATTTTAGCTCCTTGGGATATATCATAATCCCAACATTTGTAACTCTTTTTTTTGGGAAAAACAAAATTCTTATAGTCGTTCATAACTAAAGCTATTCCAATATCTGCTTCATTATTCTCGCAATAGCGCTCTAATAAATGAACGTCTTGATAAACATCCTTCATAAAAATATCTGTAGCTCCTCGATTTCCTCCAGATGATGCTTTTGTCTTATAACATTTCAATTCTAAAGCTATTTTATATACACTAACGCCCTTACTAACAATAACCATAATATCGACTTCTCTAGTACTTTTACCGTCACTTATTGTAGTTTCAAGTTCAATCTCAATAAATTCATCATCTCTAAATATAATTAGTGGAAGCATACTTTTAAGAATATACGCATACTGGAGTTGCATAGAAGCTTCTTTATTAATTAAAATTAATCCATTACCAACTTTTTTAGAAAATATCTCCCAAGCAACTTTTATTAGAGAGATGGTTCTGATGTTTATATTCTGATTTTCATATAATTCCTCATAAAAAGAGTTTTTATATGATTGCATTTCACTGGTTCTGTAAGAATCCTGTTCATATTTATTTGGAACTTTGTTATTAACGTCTGAGTTTCTATTTTGATTATTGTGCACTATCTCTTTAGGATCTTCGAACTCAATTTTGCAGTAAACATTTTTATACCATTCAATAATATTTAATAATTCAACATTATTATCAAAAATTAATTCATTAATGGGAAGCTCCCTAGGTTGTTCCTTCTGATTTGAAAACTCACCAATCTTTGTAAGTCTTCTAAGTGAGCCTTTTGATCTCAAATAATTATATGTATTATTAGGATGATCTCCATTACACCATTGACTAATTCTTGCATTATCTATATTCTTAGGACATAATAACTTAGCAATTTCTTGTATATCCTTTTGATTTATCCAATAGTTATCATTTTTATCTAAAATAAAATTTTGATATGTTTTTATTAATGTTGCTATCCAAACTGCTGTCGGAACACTGTTAGTGATATTTCTTGCGATTATCATTAGAATTTGTCACTCTCCAAATCATTGTTAACTTCTTATTTAAAAGTTTAAGTCAGTATAAAATTGCTTCCAATACATTTTTCGATTAATAGCATATAATAGATACTAATCCCACTCTATGATTGTATGTTATCACCATGTGTTAGATGGTGTTTCTTGGTGTATTTATTGTATGTATTATATCTATTTTATAATATTTTTTAGGTTTTCGAAAAAATATTAGTACGATTTTAGTACGGTTGTGCTAAATATTTTTAATACAACTCTTAATAAATACCAAATGAATACACTTCTTATATATGTATATTAAGAAATATTAACATATCGATATAACTTGACTAATGTTAAGAATCCAATCTTTAAATAATACAGTATTTAATATTAACGCTATTTTCTGTGATAGTAACTAAACTTAATGCGTACTTTAAATAATACAGTATTCTATATTAACTAGCATGGTAAAGTTTTCAGTCCTCTTTTCTTCACTCTTTAAATAATACAGTATTCAATATTAACTTTTTGTGCTCTATCTTCTGCCTGCGAATGAACTGCCTTTAGATAATACAGTATTCAATATTAACATATCGATATAACTTGACTACTGTTAAAAATCCAATCTTAAAATAATATAATATTTAATATTAATTATAACCTCTGTATAAGTATATACATCATATTCATCTTTAAATAATACAGTATTCAATATTAACATATATGATCTGCTCCATACTCTCTAGTAGTAGCTGTTTTAAATAATATGGTATTCAATATTAACTTCCAATCTTGGCGCATCTTCATACACACTAAAATTCTTTAAATAATACAGTATTCAATATTAACCATATTTGCATTTGGCTTTGTTCTTGGGGCAGTCACATTTAAATAATACAGTATCCAATGTTAGCCTGTAGTAAAATGTACTACTGACATACTTACAACTACCTTTAAATAATATAGTATTAAATATTAACAGTTTCAAAATAAGGTTAATCACAGAAAAACACTGTGCTTTAAATAATATATTATTCAATATTATCG is a window encoding:
- a CDS encoding HNH endonuclease, with protein sequence MDYMKSGKGPLKNPSKDWAWHHPADASGKIRLVPKNQHQSPTLQEILYPGPNGQGGFGLFK
- a CDS encoding helix-turn-helix domain-containing protein, which codes for MNKTATFIEVFETIETGSSAVYEDLPENTFAEKIFKLRMLHGLTQRQFAARCGIGYSSVCKYELGYTPSSYNLEKIIDALNLDINYFD
- a CDS encoding DUF4272 domain-containing protein → MKKAKEIIARSVILLCVSDRCALEKSTIGGRAYSKKQREEQRIAIYKWQQNNRYTDFMTKNEKLLFEQEVGSGNKNEILSIQVQYETIEPCLWTIGLVKKLSSYNQFVLDDFHPVLQIGMNHTLERLLDTRSLQANEDIQLQNEISMLWHWRAVECNNSIFKLSLLKTLLNQCLGINMKKF
- a CDS encoding FAD-dependent oxidoreductase; translated protein: MSTYYPLEKLRKIPGLEFAKYADPYAGGIGNSIRYLAVSPRTNDMRVRGLDNLFVAGEKSGLFVGHIEAMATGSLAGYNAVRYGIGMPLLTLPISTAIGDIISYENYRESTIDGRKNRYTFSGAEYFNRMKSLGLYSLDNEEIKRRIEKNNLTDIFKIKLI